From a region of the Thermomicrobiales bacterium genome:
- a CDS encoding class II fructose-bisphosphate aldolase: protein MRAYESRDELLEAFRPYGAVNQDGVQVSDANGLRGDFVDNLAYTSALGSEAMKPVARHLIWNLAQTLGCAPASIHDYYMAGGRNVWHNQTTPAINVRAMAYDTARAIVRAANKLDVGQVIFEIARSEMGYTEQRPAEYTASILAAAIREGFQGPVFIQGDHFQINAKGYKADPEAEVQGVRDLIDEALVAGFLNIDVDTSTIVDLSLANEDEQQAENARRTAELTAYIREREAEGVTVSVGGEIGEVGTENSTPAELIAFMRQYEQALAAHNGGSLTGISKISVQTGTSHGGVVLPDGSIATVKVDFDTLGELSELSREKYGLAGAVQHGASTLPEAAFGHFSRSNACEVHLATGFQNIMYDSPAFPADLLKEMYSYLEANHPGDRKPDMTDAQFYYTARKRALGPFKKDLWNLSADAKGAICDELQERFELIFNSLNVVNTSSMVRDLTTVPSLPFQAGDEISDVEVEGE, encoded by the coding sequence ATGCGCGCTTACGAATCCAGGGATGAGTTGCTGGAGGCCTTTCGTCCGTATGGTGCGGTGAACCAGGACGGTGTCCAGGTCTCCGATGCCAACGGCCTGCGAGGAGATTTTGTCGACAATCTGGCCTACACGTCGGCGCTCGGTAGCGAGGCGATGAAGCCGGTGGCGCGGCACCTGATCTGGAATCTGGCGCAGACACTCGGCTGCGCGCCGGCCTCGATCCACGACTACTACATGGCCGGCGGCCGCAACGTCTGGCACAACCAGACGACACCGGCAATCAACGTCCGCGCGATGGCCTACGACACGGCCCGCGCGATTGTGCGAGCGGCGAACAAGCTGGACGTCGGACAGGTAATCTTCGAGATCGCCCGCTCAGAGATGGGTTACACGGAGCAGCGCCCCGCCGAGTACACCGCCTCGATCCTCGCTGCTGCAATCCGCGAGGGCTTTCAGGGGCCGGTCTTCATTCAGGGCGATCACTTCCAGATCAACGCCAAGGGCTACAAGGCGGACCCGGAGGCGGAGGTGCAGGGCGTTCGTGACCTGATTGACGAAGCGTTGGTGGCTGGATTCCTCAACATTGACGTCGATACCTCGACGATCGTCGATCTCTCGCTGGCGAACGAGGATGAGCAGCAGGCTGAGAACGCGCGTCGGACGGCCGAGCTGACTGCCTACATCCGCGAGCGTGAGGCGGAGGGAGTCACCGTCTCCGTCGGTGGCGAGATCGGCGAGGTTGGGACCGAGAATTCGACGCCGGCCGAGCTGATTGCGTTCATGCGCCAGTACGAGCAGGCACTTGCCGCCCACAATGGCGGCAGCCTGACGGGCATCTCGAAGATCAGTGTTCAGACCGGCACCAGCCACGGTGGCGTCGTTTTGCCGGACGGCTCGATTGCAACCGTCAAGGTTGATTTCGACACGCTTGGCGAGCTGTCGGAGCTCTCGCGCGAGAAGTACGGGCTGGCCGGTGCGGTGCAGCACGGCGCGTCGACGTTGCCTGAGGCGGCCTTTGGCCACTTCTCACGCTCGAACGCTTGCGAGGTGCATCTGGCGACCGGCTTCCAGAACATCATGTACGACAGCCCGGCGTTCCCAGCCGATCTGCTCAAGGAAATGTACTCCTACCTGGAGGCGAACCATCCTGGCGATCGCAAGCCGGACATGACCGATGCGCAGTTCTATTACACGGCCCGCAAGCGCGCTCTCGGCCCGTTCAAGAAGGACCTCTGGAACCTGAGTGCCGACGCCAAGGGTGCTATCTGCGATGAGCTGCAGGAGCGCTTCGAGCTCATTTTCAACAGCCTGAACGTCGTCAACACCTCGTCGATGGTGCGCGACCTGACGACCGTCCCGTCGCTGCCCTTCCAGGCGGGCGATGAGATCAGCGATGTTGAGGTCGAGGGCGAGTAG
- a CDS encoding cupredoxin domain-containing protein, with the protein MSRFRLPAALLMTLLLVLGLVACGGSEANDADSAASPIADGAIEVDMKDTMKFDPDTVTVKAGEDVVLVVKNGGAIPHNLTIEAADVNVTLDAKKSQTVEFTAPSDPGEYKIVCHEPGHENAGMVGTLVVER; encoded by the coding sequence GTGTCCCGGTTTCGTCTGCCTGCTGCCTTGTTGATGACCCTGCTGCTCGTGCTCGGTCTGGTCGCCTGTGGTGGTTCGGAAGCTAACGATGCTGATTCTGCGGCGTCACCGATCGCGGACGGCGCGATCGAGGTGGACATGAAGGACACGATGAAATTCGATCCGGATACCGTGACCGTGAAGGCCGGTGAGGATGTCGTGCTGGTCGTGAAGAATGGCGGCGCAATCCCCCATAACCTCACGATTGAAGCGGCCGATGTAAACGTCACGCTGGATGCCAAGAAGAGCCAGACCGTCGAGTTCACCGCGCCGAGCGACCCGGGCGAATACAAGATCGTCTGCCACGAGCCCGGGCACGAGAACGCCGGAATGGTTGGGACGCTCGTCGTCGAGCGCTAA
- a CDS encoding S9 family peptidase gives MTRRPIQIDDLFRIRLIADPNISPDGQKVVWLVTTVDKESNGYKSNIWCADLAGDSTPYRLTTGKGKDTSPRWSPDGTMLAFLSDRSGRNQIHVMYADGGESWQATDAPNGASEIAWSPDSTSLAYVSAVAPDDSPAKSDVKVITDLLYRMDGEGFFTDKRRQVHIVPAHGGKSRMVTEGDWHSAQPAFSSDGRKLAVVSNRSAERAENRLTDVWVIELATGQAERVTPEDGAYGTPSWSPQGDHLAYVGNPITEKYGPVTLSDLFVHDMRADEPRGLLSALDREPGNSAIADARYGLPTQLPVWSADGKAVYTMLSEAGSVHLYRCEVDGPAAPLIDETQDIQSFSIANDGTVAFASSTMSLPTEVFIRRTDGTVQQLTDTNRDLLNERELGEVREVRFPSDDGVEVHGWLLTPPGFNPAVRYPAIVEVHGGPHGMYGVGFFHEMHVLAARGYVVLYTNPRGSTGYGQDFVAGSLGDWGGADYRDVMAGADYLETLDFIDPNRLGITGGSYGGYMTNWVVGQTDRFKAAVTQRSTANRISTYGTSDMNATYNDWEFAGTPYDNPEHYLERSPLTYVKNITTPLLLIHSENDLRCPIGQSEEFFTALRKLDKVAEFVRFPNESHGLSRMGKPDHRVERLERICGWFDRYL, from the coding sequence ATGACCCGACGCCCAATCCAGATTGACGACCTGTTTCGCATCCGCCTCATTGCAGACCCGAACATCTCACCGGATGGCCAGAAGGTTGTCTGGCTGGTGACAACCGTCGACAAAGAATCCAACGGCTACAAGTCGAACATCTGGTGCGCCGACCTGGCTGGAGACAGCACGCCCTACCGGCTGACGACCGGCAAGGGCAAGGACACCAGCCCGCGCTGGTCGCCGGACGGCACGATGCTGGCCTTTCTGTCGGACCGCAGTGGACGCAACCAGATCCACGTGATGTACGCCGACGGCGGCGAGTCGTGGCAGGCGACCGATGCACCGAACGGCGCGTCCGAGATCGCCTGGTCGCCAGACTCGACGTCGCTGGCTTACGTCAGCGCCGTCGCTCCGGACGACAGCCCCGCAAAGAGCGATGTCAAGGTCATCACCGACCTGCTCTATCGGATGGATGGCGAAGGGTTCTTCACGGATAAGCGTCGGCAGGTCCACATTGTGCCGGCGCACGGTGGCAAGTCCCGGATGGTGACCGAAGGAGATTGGCACTCGGCACAGCCGGCCTTCTCCAGCGACGGTCGCAAGCTGGCGGTTGTCTCGAACCGGAGCGCGGAGCGCGCTGAGAATCGGCTGACGGACGTCTGGGTCATTGAGCTTGCGACAGGCCAGGCCGAGCGCGTCACACCCGAAGATGGCGCATACGGCACGCCGTCGTGGTCGCCTCAGGGTGATCACCTGGCTTATGTCGGCAACCCGATCACCGAGAAGTACGGGCCAGTGACGCTCTCCGACTTGTTCGTCCACGACATGCGGGCCGACGAGCCACGCGGTCTGCTCTCAGCGCTCGATCGTGAGCCGGGTAACTCTGCCATCGCTGACGCGCGCTACGGCCTGCCGACGCAGCTTCCCGTCTGGTCTGCTGATGGCAAGGCTGTCTACACGATGCTGAGCGAGGCCGGTAGCGTCCACCTCTACCGCTGCGAGGTTGATGGCCCGGCAGCGCCACTGATCGACGAGACGCAGGACATCCAATCGTTCAGCATCGCCAACGACGGAACGGTCGCGTTCGCATCGAGCACGATGTCGTTGCCGACCGAGGTGTTCATCCGACGAACAGATGGCACTGTGCAGCAGCTGACCGACACCAACCGAGACTTGCTGAACGAGCGCGAGCTTGGCGAGGTCCGCGAGGTGCGCTTCCCGAGTGACGATGGAGTTGAGGTGCATGGCTGGTTGTTGACGCCGCCGGGGTTCAATCCGGCAGTGCGCTATCCGGCCATCGTGGAGGTGCACGGTGGGCCGCACGGGATGTACGGCGTCGGCTTCTTCCACGAGATGCACGTGCTCGCTGCTCGGGGTTATGTCGTGCTCTACACGAATCCGCGTGGCTCGACCGGCTACGGCCAGGACTTCGTGGCCGGCTCGCTCGGTGACTGGGGTGGTGCTGACTACCGTGACGTCATGGCCGGTGCGGACTACCTGGAGACACTCGACTTCATCGATCCAAACCGGCTGGGTATCACTGGCGGCTCGTACGGCGGCTACATGACCAACTGGGTCGTCGGGCAGACCGATCGCTTCAAGGCGGCGGTGACCCAGCGCTCGACCGCCAATCGCATTTCGACCTACGGCACGAGCGACATGAACGCGACCTACAACGACTGGGAGTTCGCGGGGACGCCGTACGACAACCCCGAGCATTATCTGGAGCGCTCACCGTTGACCTACGTCAAGAACATCACGACGCCGTTGCTCCTGATCCACTCGGAGAATGACCTGCGCTGCCCGATCGGGCAGTCTGAGGAGTTCTTCACGGCGTTGCGCAAGCTGGACAAAGTGGCCGAGTTCGTGCGCTTCCCGAATGAGAGCCACGGGCTTTCGCGCATGGGCAAGCCCGATCATCGCGTCGAGCGCCTGGAGCGAATCTGCGGCTGGTTCGACCGCTACCTGTAG
- a CDS encoding iron-sulfur cluster assembly protein: MAQLTDDVVFEALKEVYDPEIGVNIVDLGLVYGIDVKDDNDVEVTMTLTSMGCPLGPVIIQDIQQTVAKLDGGGSTFVRIVWSPPWSPAMMTEDARDELGIW, encoded by the coding sequence ATGGCGCAACTAACCGATGACGTGGTCTTTGAAGCGCTCAAAGAGGTCTACGACCCGGAGATCGGAGTCAACATCGTTGACCTTGGCCTGGTCTACGGGATCGACGTCAAAGACGATAACGACGTCGAAGTGACGATGACGCTGACCTCGATGGGCTGCCCGCTCGGGCCGGTCATCATCCAGGATATCCAGCAGACAGTCGCGAAGCTGGACGGCGGCGGCAGCACCTTCGTCCGCATCGTCTGGTCCCCGCCCTGGTCACCAGCCATGATGACCGAGGATGCTCGCGACGAGCTGGGCATCTGGTAA
- a CDS encoding non-heme iron oxygenase ferredoxin subunit has protein sequence MGEFVCVGRVGDLAPGEMKAVKAGRRIVGIANVNGEWFAFDDTCTHEEASLTEGELYDYTVECPLHGAMFDIRTGAVESFPATVPLPVFDIRIVDSEIQVATEPRG, from the coding sequence GTGGGCGAGTTCGTCTGCGTCGGGCGGGTCGGAGACCTTGCGCCGGGCGAGATGAAGGCGGTCAAGGCTGGCCGCCGAATTGTTGGTATCGCCAACGTTAATGGCGAGTGGTTCGCGTTTGATGACACTTGCACGCATGAGGAAGCGTCCTTGACGGAGGGTGAACTGTACGACTATACCGTCGAGTGTCCGCTCCACGGCGCGATGTTCGATATCCGCACTGGGGCGGTCGAGTCGTTTCCCGCAACAGTGCCGCTACCGGTCTTTGATATTCGTATCGTTGACAGCGAAATCCAGGTTGCGACGGAACCGCGGGGTTGA
- a CDS encoding aminotransferase class V-fold PLP-dependent enzyme → MARLFGVGSTDEIIFVRNTTEAINLVARTWGDANLRSGDVVVLSEMEHHSNLVPWQLVAARTGATLEFIHVDDNGLLRLEDLDRHPGQRRNRLVVCHVSSILGTINPRSSRSSRGRTTTAHSCSSMARRQRRTSV, encoded by the coding sequence GTGGCGCGCCTGTTCGGCGTTGGTTCGACCGACGAGATCATCTTCGTTCGCAACACCACCGAGGCGATCAACCTCGTTGCGCGCACCTGGGGTGACGCCAACCTGCGCTCCGGTGACGTTGTCGTCCTGAGCGAGATGGAGCATCACTCCAACCTCGTGCCCTGGCAGCTTGTCGCCGCGCGCACCGGCGCGACGCTGGAGTTCATCCACGTAGACGACAACGGTCTGCTGCGACTGGAAGATCTGGACCGACACCCTGGCCAGCGGCGGAACCGCCTCGTGGTCTGCCACGTGTCGAGCATACTGGGCACGATCAATCCACGATCGAGCAGATCATCGCGCGGGCGCACGACTACGGCGCACTCGTGCTCCTCGATGGCGCGCAGGCAGCGCCGCACGTCGGTGTGA
- a CDS encoding aminotransferase class V-fold PLP-dependent enzyme, whose product MSATTPESALDAVALRRQFPILNDPHLVYLDSAASSQKPEAVLQAMDSYYRHDNANVQSRGVYALAERSTRGV is encoded by the coding sequence GTGAGCGCAACCACCCCTGAGTCGGCGCTCGACGCCGTCGCGCTCCGCCGACAGTTTCCGATCCTGAACGATCCCCATCTCGTCTATCTCGACAGTGCCGCATCGTCGCAAAAGCCCGAGGCTGTGCTGCAGGCGATGGACAGCTACTACCGCCACGACAACGCCAACGTCCAAAGCCGCGGCGTCTACGCGCTGGCCGAACGCTCGACCCGAGGCGTATGA
- the sufC gene encoding Fe-S cluster assembly ATPase SufC, giving the protein MSDTPLFQIQNLHAGIEGQEILRGVDLTIQRGEIHALMGKNGSGKSTLAYAVAGHPNYEVTEGAVLYKGENILEMGPDERAQLGLFLAFQYPTSIPGVSMANFLRMAANSRRQRRADEGEDVAPFTPREFRRTLREKMALLKVDESFANRYLNEGFSGGEKKRAEILQMAMLEPEFCIMDETDSGLDIDALRTVSDGVNALFTDNMAMLVITHYQRLLNYIKPNFVHIMAEGRIVKSGGPELASELEDLGYDKFMAKYVPELATA; this is encoded by the coding sequence ATGAGCGATACCCCACTGTTTCAGATTCAGAATCTCCACGCCGGCATTGAGGGCCAGGAGATTCTGCGTGGCGTTGATCTGACCATCCAGCGCGGCGAGATTCATGCGCTGATGGGCAAGAACGGTTCCGGCAAGAGCACGTTGGCGTATGCCGTCGCCGGCCACCCGAACTACGAGGTTACCGAGGGCGCGGTTCTCTACAAGGGTGAGAACATCCTGGAGATGGGGCCGGACGAGCGCGCACAGCTCGGCTTGTTCCTCGCCTTCCAGTACCCGACCTCGATCCCGGGCGTCTCGATGGCGAACTTCCTGCGTATGGCCGCGAACTCGCGTCGCCAGCGCCGCGCCGACGAGGGCGAGGATGTCGCTCCGTTCACCCCGCGCGAATTCCGCCGCACGCTCCGCGAGAAGATGGCGCTGCTGAAGGTCGATGAGTCCTTCGCGAACCGCTACTTGAACGAAGGCTTCTCCGGTGGTGAGAAGAAGCGCGCCGAGATTTTGCAGATGGCGATGCTTGAGCCGGAGTTCTGCATCATGGACGAGACCGACTCGGGCCTCGACATTGATGCGCTTCGCACCGTGTCGGACGGCGTGAACGCGCTGTTCACCGACAACATGGCGATGCTGGTGATCACGCACTACCAGCGATTGCTCAACTACATCAAGCCGAATTTCGTCCACATCATGGCTGAGGGACGCATCGTCAAGTCAGGCGGCCCCGAGCTGGCGTCGGAGCTTGAGGATCTCGGCTACGACAAGTTCATGGCCAAGTACGTGCCGGAGCTTGCGACGGCTTAA
- a CDS encoding transcriptional repressor, which yields MAERAELFCEQVDFRMTPQRAAILEEVRSATGHLTAGEIFERVHRKYPTIAYGTVYRTLHLFAERGLILEFPFGDQASRFDKRVDRHDHVHCLVCGTLVDVDVPTALLAQQVAAEQTGYDISGHQTVFSGVCPVCQSTVESQS from the coding sequence ATGGCGGAGCGGGCTGAGCTCTTTTGTGAGCAGGTAGATTTTCGGATGACGCCGCAGCGCGCGGCGATTCTGGAGGAGGTCCGTTCGGCGACGGGGCACCTGACTGCCGGCGAGATCTTCGAGCGCGTGCACCGGAAGTATCCGACGATCGCATACGGCACGGTGTATCGCACGTTGCATCTCTTCGCCGAGCGCGGGCTCATCCTTGAGTTCCCCTTTGGCGATCAGGCCAGCCGCTTCGATAAGCGCGTCGACCGGCATGATCACGTGCACTGCCTCGTCTGCGGCACGCTGGTTGATGTCGACGTTCCGACTGCGCTGCTCGCCCAGCAGGTGGCTGCCGAGCAGACCGGTTACGACATCTCTGGGCACCAGACCGTTTTCTCCGGTGTCTGTCCGGTGTGTCAGTCGACGGTTGAGTCCCAGAGTTAA
- a CDS encoding AAA family ATPase, translating into MARTSRPQSVSIVGRDREQALLAAHLADARVGGGSLVLIGGEAGIGKTALVRALGAAAAAEGWLVLTGTCYDSGTRPPYGPWSEVAGGAQRRGDLPDVPPLLRDRELLARAPSPDIVISELDAWLAELVERGPLLLIVEDLHWADPESLAFLRSIARRVGEWPLMLIATYRADELVLNPALDQLLPHLVRESNAHRIRLLPLDVPGIQELVAVRYALPDDDIARLAKHLGNRSQGIPLYLLELLRSLEEEGRLRRTQNGWTLGEIEMSRVPALVRQVINGRIARLGPDTRRLLELGAVIGQDIPLLLWRRVSSTSGEQFDEAIERALETQLLEEAPSGLSLRFTHALVRETLYEGLSLPRRQSCHRQVAEALVTEAGAEPETIAHHFRQALDSRAVDWFIQAGRRAERVAWLTAASHFEAALAMMTADSDPGDRGWLLFRRAKLLRSAQPRTSLAILDAV; encoded by the coding sequence ATGGCACGCACGAGCCGTCCCCAATCGGTGTCCATCGTCGGTCGCGACCGCGAACAGGCGCTCCTCGCCGCGCACCTCGCCGACGCGCGAGTCGGCGGGGGGTCGCTGGTCCTCATCGGCGGCGAGGCGGGAATTGGCAAGACGGCACTTGTGCGCGCCCTCGGAGCCGCGGCTGCCGCCGAGGGCTGGCTCGTGCTGACCGGCACCTGCTACGACTCCGGCACGAGACCTCCCTATGGCCCCTGGTCCGAAGTGGCCGGTGGAGCGCAGCGACGCGGCGATTTGCCCGACGTCCCACCGCTGTTGCGCGATCGCGAACTCCTGGCGCGGGCACCCAGTCCCGACATCGTCATTTCCGAGCTGGATGCCTGGCTGGCGGAGCTCGTCGAGCGTGGTCCACTGCTGCTGATTGTTGAGGATCTCCATTGGGCCGATCCGGAGTCGCTAGCCTTCCTGCGTTCCATCGCGCGCCGGGTCGGCGAGTGGCCGCTCATGCTGATCGCAACCTACCGGGCTGACGAGCTCGTGCTCAACCCGGCGCTCGACCAACTCCTGCCGCACCTCGTGCGTGAGTCGAACGCCCACCGCATTCGCCTGCTCCCGCTTGACGTACCGGGCATCCAGGAGCTTGTTGCGGTTCGCTATGCCTTGCCGGACGACGACATTGCCCGATTGGCCAAGCACCTCGGCAACCGAAGCCAGGGCATCCCCCTGTACCTGCTGGAACTCCTGCGGTCTCTGGAGGAGGAGGGGCGCCTGCGTCGCACGCAGAACGGCTGGACGCTCGGCGAGATCGAGATGAGCCGCGTTCCGGCGCTGGTTCGGCAAGTGATCAATGGGCGCATCGCGCGTCTCGGCCCCGATACCAGGCGACTCCTGGAGCTCGGCGCGGTGATCGGACAGGATATCCCCTTGCTGTTGTGGCGGCGGGTCAGCAGCACGAGCGGGGAGCAGTTTGATGAGGCAATCGAGCGCGCCCTGGAAACGCAGCTGCTTGAAGAAGCACCGTCAGGGTTATCCCTGCGCTTCACCCACGCACTGGTTCGTGAAACGCTGTATGAGGGACTCTCGTTGCCGCGCCGCCAGTCCTGTCACCGGCAGGTGGCTGAAGCCCTCGTTACGGAGGCGGGAGCGGAGCCGGAAACGATCGCGCATCACTTCCGCCAGGCGCTCGATTCGCGTGCCGTCGACTGGTTTATCCAGGCCGGCAGGCGGGCCGAACGGGTTGCCTGGCTGACGGCCGCCAGTCACTTTGAAGCGGCACTCGCGATGATGACTGCTGATTCAGATCCCGGCGACCGCGGGTGGCTCCTCTTCCGCCGCGCGAAGTTGCTGCGGAGCGCCCAGCCGCGCACATCGCTTGCCATTCTGGATGCGGTTTAA
- a CDS encoding helix-turn-helix transcriptional regulator: MGLGDLDTSVAQLAHLNPADLQRLGELERQRIVLSRSDVAGLLSSTLAFVGRIDEALEQADAIIERADDVPMLAWWARAIALALAGKDDEAREAFAVCCDEMRRVSADAAVAILLLQQLSFIQIPYGADNLAERRRIAAAGEAAWRVSSGAHDNVPPHIAWLPLLQIEGDWSTARELALSGVQLADQTSEKHLASTVVLAQVAQAQGDVPSAWEYVNALLRGGPQTLPGYVDLAPSLALLRVAVALCLDRDDLTAARAWLDAHDRWLHWSGAILGRADGECAWTRYCLATGDIGRARQHAEQALALASEPRQPLALLAAHRLLGAIEAHAGRLVDARQHLDTALALADACAAPYERALTLLACADLFLRAGDIDEAAAALDEARAICSALAAAPALAQIEALAARLADQSRAMQRTARVGLSPREIEVLRLLASGRTNREIAETMFLSARTVERHITNLYAKIGAQNRAEAIAFAHEHALN, translated from the coding sequence ATGGGATTAGGCGACCTTGATACGAGCGTCGCTCAACTCGCCCACCTGAACCCCGCTGATCTGCAGCGTCTGGGCGAACTTGAGCGTCAGCGGATCGTTTTGAGTCGCTCCGACGTCGCCGGACTGCTGTCATCAACGCTGGCATTTGTCGGCCGCATCGACGAGGCACTCGAGCAGGCCGACGCCATCATCGAACGCGCGGACGACGTTCCGATGCTCGCCTGGTGGGCACGCGCCATCGCGCTCGCGCTCGCGGGCAAGGACGACGAGGCACGCGAGGCATTCGCAGTCTGCTGTGATGAGATGCGTCGTGTGTCGGCTGACGCAGCCGTTGCTATCCTGCTGTTGCAACAACTCTCTTTTATCCAGATTCCATACGGTGCGGACAACCTGGCCGAACGGCGGCGGATTGCTGCTGCGGGAGAAGCCGCTTGGCGCGTGTCCAGTGGTGCGCACGACAACGTCCCCCCGCACATCGCCTGGTTACCGCTCCTGCAGATCGAGGGAGACTGGTCGACGGCGCGCGAGTTGGCCCTGAGTGGTGTCCAGCTGGCGGATCAGACCTCAGAGAAGCATCTCGCCTCCACCGTCGTCCTTGCCCAGGTAGCTCAGGCACAAGGTGATGTGCCGTCAGCCTGGGAGTATGTGAATGCGCTGCTGCGGGGCGGTCCACAGACGCTTCCAGGGTATGTCGACCTCGCGCCGAGTCTCGCTCTGCTTCGAGTTGCCGTGGCGCTGTGTCTCGATCGCGACGACCTGACCGCCGCCCGTGCCTGGCTCGACGCGCACGACCGGTGGCTGCACTGGAGCGGAGCGATACTTGGCCGCGCCGATGGAGAGTGCGCCTGGACGCGATATTGTCTTGCAACTGGGGACATCGGGCGGGCACGTCAACACGCGGAACAGGCGCTGGCGTTGGCGAGCGAGCCGCGTCAACCGCTCGCATTGCTGGCCGCGCATCGCCTTCTCGGCGCGATCGAGGCTCACGCAGGCCGACTCGTCGACGCCCGCCAGCATCTTGACACAGCGCTGGCGCTGGCGGATGCCTGCGCGGCACCGTACGAGCGGGCCCTCACGCTCCTTGCCTGTGCGGACCTCTTCCTCCGCGCCGGAGACATCGACGAGGCTGCTGCGGCGCTGGATGAGGCGCGGGCAATCTGCTCTGCGCTGGCCGCTGCGCCCGCTCTGGCCCAGATCGAAGCGCTTGCGGCGCGACTCGCAGACCAGTCGCGTGCCATGCAGCGGACCGCGCGGGTCGGGTTGAGCCCGCGCGAGATCGAAGTGCTGAGACTGCTCGCCAGCGGTCGAACCAATCGCGAGATCGCCGAAACAATGTTCCTCAGCGCGCGCACAGTCGAGCGCCACATCACGAACCTCTACGCCAAGATCGGTGCGCAGAACCGCGCTGAGGCGATCGCCTTCGCCCACGAGCACGCCCTCAACTAG